A stretch of Cicer arietinum cultivar CDC Frontier isolate Library 1 chromosome 5, Cicar.CDCFrontier_v2.0, whole genome shotgun sequence DNA encodes these proteins:
- the LOC101514478 gene encoding superoxide dismutase [Fe] 3, chloroplastic-like isoform X2: MAFCYFNSIPTSSHLISPDLSQKFKIPKLLHRKKRFGVLPRSSKVTAFYGLKAPPYELDALEPYMSKRTIDMHWGEHHRNFIEGLNKQLEKDDILYGYTMDELIKVTYNNGNPLPEFNNAAEVWNHDFFWESMQPGGGDMPVLGLLQQIEKDFGSFTNFKEKFIEAALTLFGSGWVWLVLKREEKQLAIVKTSNAICPIVWDDIPIINLDLWEHAYYLDYKNDRAKYVNVFMNHLVSWNAATERLAYAEAFVNLGEPKIPVA, encoded by the exons ATGGCTTTTTGCTACTTCAACTCTATTCCTACTAGCTCTCATCTCATTTCACCAGACTTATCTCAAAAATTCAAGATTCCAAAGCTTCTTCACAGG AAAAAGAGGTTCGGCGTCTTGCCCAGATCTTCAAAAGTTACTGCATTTTATGGCTTGAAGGCCCCTCCTTACGAACTT GATGCATTAGAGCCGTATATGAGTAAGAGGACAATTGACATGCACTGGGGAGAGCATCATCGGAATTTTATCGAAGGTTTGAATAAACAGCTGGAGAAGGATGATATACTTTATGGTTACACCATGGATGAACTAATCAAAGTGACTTACAACAATGGCAACCCCTTACCTGAATTCAACAATGCAGCTGAG GTTTGGAATCATGACTTCTTCTGGGAATCCATGCAACCGGGAGGGGGTGATATGCCCGTACTAGGTCTACTTCAACAGATTGAAAAGGATTTTGGATCCTTTACGAATTTCAAAGAGAAGTTTATAGAAGCTGCACTCACATTGTTTGGTTCTGGCTGGGTTTGGCTGGTTT TGAAGAGAGAAGAAAAACAATTAGCCATTGTTAAAACTTCAAATGCCATATGCCCTATTGTGTGGGATGATATA CCAATTATCAATTTGGATTTGTGGGAG CATGCATACTATCTGGATTACAAG AATGACAGAGCAAAGTATGTGAATGTATTTATGAACCACCTTGTGTCTTGGAATGCGGCAACGGAACGCTTGGCATATGCAGAAGCATTTGTGAACTTGGGAGAACCTAAAATTCCTGTTGCATGA
- the LOC101514478 gene encoding superoxide dismutase [Fe] 3, chloroplastic-like isoform X1 has protein sequence MAFCYFNSIPTSSHLISPDLSQKFKIPKLLHRKKRFGVLPRSSKVTAFYGLKAPPYELDALEPYMSKRTIDMHWGEHHRNFIEGLNKQLEKDDILYGYTMDELIKVTYNNGNPLPEFNNAAEVWNHDFFWESMQPGGGDMPVLGLLQQIEKDFGSFTNFKEKFIEAALTLFGSGWVWLVYYLKRNIVVRYFALILRVIDCCEHYLVVLVKREEKQLAIVKTSNAICPIVWDDIPIINLDLWEHAYYLDYKNDRAKYVNVFMNHLVSWNAATERLAYAEAFVNLGEPKIPVA, from the exons ATGGCTTTTTGCTACTTCAACTCTATTCCTACTAGCTCTCATCTCATTTCACCAGACTTATCTCAAAAATTCAAGATTCCAAAGCTTCTTCACAGG AAAAAGAGGTTCGGCGTCTTGCCCAGATCTTCAAAAGTTACTGCATTTTATGGCTTGAAGGCCCCTCCTTACGAACTT GATGCATTAGAGCCGTATATGAGTAAGAGGACAATTGACATGCACTGGGGAGAGCATCATCGGAATTTTATCGAAGGTTTGAATAAACAGCTGGAGAAGGATGATATACTTTATGGTTACACCATGGATGAACTAATCAAAGTGACTTACAACAATGGCAACCCCTTACCTGAATTCAACAATGCAGCTGAG GTTTGGAATCATGACTTCTTCTGGGAATCCATGCAACCGGGAGGGGGTGATATGCCCGTACTAGGTCTACTTCAACAGATTGAAAAGGATTTTGGATCCTTTACGAATTTCAAAGAGAAGTTTATAGAAGCTGCACTCACATTGTTTGGTTCTGGCTGGGTTTGGCTGGTTT ATTATCTTAAACGAAACATTGTTGTTCGATATTTTGCTTTGATATTGCGGGTGATTGACTGTTGCGAACATTATTTGGTTGTTTTAGTGAAGAGAGAAGAAAAACAATTAGCCATTGTTAAAACTTCAAATGCCATATGCCCTATTGTGTGGGATGATATA CCAATTATCAATTTGGATTTGTGGGAG CATGCATACTATCTGGATTACAAG AATGACAGAGCAAAGTATGTGAATGTATTTATGAACCACCTTGTGTCTTGGAATGCGGCAACGGAACGCTTGGCATATGCAGAAGCATTTGTGAACTTGGGAGAACCTAAAATTCCTGTTGCATGA
- the LOC101514154 gene encoding alcohol dehydrogenase-like 7 isoform X3, producing MEHKLSTTSDQGEGQPIRCKAAVARKAGEALVIEEIMVAPPMPREEPPGCFPRILGHEAVGVVESVGKDVTEVTKGDVVIPIFLPDCGECLDCKSTKSNLCTDFPFKISPWMPRHESTRFTDLNGEIIYHFMFVSSFSEYTVVDIANVTKIDPEIPPDRACLLSCGVSTGVGAAWRTAGVEPGSTVAIFGLGSVGLAVAEGARLCGATRIIGVDVIPEKFEIATLMLQSSSVERGKKFGLTDFIHALECGNKPVSQVIIEMTNGGADYCFECVGTASLVHEAYASCRKGWGKTIVVGVDKPGAKLSLSSSEVLHDGKSLTGSLYGGLKPKSHVPILLKRYMDKELQLDKFVTHEVEFKDINKAFDLLNNGQCLRCVIWMDK from the exons ATGGAACATAAACTATCAACAACAAGTGATCAAGGAGAGGGACAACCTATAAGATGTAAAG CTGCGGTTGCAAGAAAAGCAGGTGAAGCATTGGTTATAGAAGAAATCATGGTGGCCCCACCAATGCCTCGTGAG GAACCTCCTGGTTGTTTTCCAAGAATTCTAGGTCATGAGGCAGTTGG GGTTGTGGAAAGTGTAGGGAAGGATGTAACTGAAGTTACAAAAGGAGATGTGGTTATTCCAATTTTCCTACCTGATTGTGGGGAGTGTTTAGATTGCAAATCAACCAAGAGCAATCTTTGTACTGATTTCCCATTCAAAATTTCTCCTTGGATGCCAAGACACGAGAGCACTAGATTCACTGACCTAAATGGAGAGATCATATACCATTTCATGTTTGTTTCAAGTTTCAGTGAGTACACTGTGGTTGACATTGCCAATGTAACAAAGATTGATCCAGAAATCCCTCCTGACAGGGCATGTCTTCTCAGTTGTGGTGTATCAACAG GGGTAGGTGCTGCTTGGAGAACAGCAGGGGTGGAGCCAGGGTCTACAGTGGCTATTTTTGGGCTGGGATCTGTTGGATTAGCA GTTGCAGAGGGAGCTAGACTGTGTGGAGCAACTAGGATTATTGGTGTGGATGTTATCCctgaaaaatttgaaattg CAACCCTCATGTTACAAAGCTCTTCCGTAGAAAGAG GAAAGAAATTTGGACTCACAGACTTTATCCATGCTCTGGAATGTGGGAACAAACCTGTGAGCCAG GTGATCATAGAGATGACCAACGGGGGAGCAGATTATTGCTTTGAGTGTGTTGGTACGGCATCATTGGTGCATGAAGCATATGCTTCTTGTAGAAAG GGTTGGGGAAAAACAATTGTTGTAGGAGTGGATAAGCCAGGAGCTAAGTTGAGCCTAAGTTCTAGTGAAGTCCTTCATGATGGGAAGAGCCTCACGGGATCCTTATACGGAGGACTCAAACCCAAATCTCATGTTCCCATTCTGCTTAAACGTTACATGGACAAG GAACTGCAGTTGGATAAATTTGTGACTCATGAGGTGGAGTTTAAGGACATCAATAAAGCTTTTGATTTATTGAACAATGGACAATGTCTTCGATGTGTGATTTGGATGGACAAATGA
- the LOC101514154 gene encoding alcohol dehydrogenase-like 7 isoform X1: MEHKLSTTSDQGEGQPIRCKAAVARKAGEALVIEEIMVAPPMPREVRIRILCTSLCHSDITLWKMQEPPGCFPRILGHEAVGVVESVGKDVTEVTKGDVVIPIFLPDCGECLDCKSTKSNLCTDFPFKISPWMPRHESTRFTDLNGEIIYHFMFVSSFSEYTVVDIANVTKIDPEIPPDRACLLSCGVSTGVGAAWRTAGVEPGSTVAIFGLGSVGLAVAEGARLCGATRIIGVDVIPEKFEIATLMLQSSSVERGKKFGLTDFIHALECGNKPVSQVIIEMTNGGADYCFECVGTASLVHEAYASCRKGWGKTIVVGVDKPGAKLSLSSSEVLHDGKSLTGSLYGGLKPKSHVPILLKRYMDKELQLDKFVTHEVEFKDINKAFDLLNNGQCLRCVIWMDK; the protein is encoded by the exons ATGGAACATAAACTATCAACAACAAGTGATCAAGGAGAGGGACAACCTATAAGATGTAAAG CTGCGGTTGCAAGAAAAGCAGGTGAAGCATTGGTTATAGAAGAAATCATGGTGGCCCCACCAATGCCTCGTGAGGTTCGGATTCGTATTCTATGTACATCTCTCTGCCACAGTGATATCACTCTCTGGAAGATGCAG GAACCTCCTGGTTGTTTTCCAAGAATTCTAGGTCATGAGGCAGTTGG GGTTGTGGAAAGTGTAGGGAAGGATGTAACTGAAGTTACAAAAGGAGATGTGGTTATTCCAATTTTCCTACCTGATTGTGGGGAGTGTTTAGATTGCAAATCAACCAAGAGCAATCTTTGTACTGATTTCCCATTCAAAATTTCTCCTTGGATGCCAAGACACGAGAGCACTAGATTCACTGACCTAAATGGAGAGATCATATACCATTTCATGTTTGTTTCAAGTTTCAGTGAGTACACTGTGGTTGACATTGCCAATGTAACAAAGATTGATCCAGAAATCCCTCCTGACAGGGCATGTCTTCTCAGTTGTGGTGTATCAACAG GGGTAGGTGCTGCTTGGAGAACAGCAGGGGTGGAGCCAGGGTCTACAGTGGCTATTTTTGGGCTGGGATCTGTTGGATTAGCA GTTGCAGAGGGAGCTAGACTGTGTGGAGCAACTAGGATTATTGGTGTGGATGTTATCCctgaaaaatttgaaattg CAACCCTCATGTTACAAAGCTCTTCCGTAGAAAGAG GAAAGAAATTTGGACTCACAGACTTTATCCATGCTCTGGAATGTGGGAACAAACCTGTGAGCCAG GTGATCATAGAGATGACCAACGGGGGAGCAGATTATTGCTTTGAGTGTGTTGGTACGGCATCATTGGTGCATGAAGCATATGCTTCTTGTAGAAAG GGTTGGGGAAAAACAATTGTTGTAGGAGTGGATAAGCCAGGAGCTAAGTTGAGCCTAAGTTCTAGTGAAGTCCTTCATGATGGGAAGAGCCTCACGGGATCCTTATACGGAGGACTCAAACCCAAATCTCATGTTCCCATTCTGCTTAAACGTTACATGGACAAG GAACTGCAGTTGGATAAATTTGTGACTCATGAGGTGGAGTTTAAGGACATCAATAAAGCTTTTGATTTATTGAACAATGGACAATGTCTTCGATGTGTGATTTGGATGGACAAATGA
- the LOC101514154 gene encoding alcohol dehydrogenase-like 7 isoform X2: MEHKLSTTSDQGEGQPIRCKAAVARKAGEALVIEEIMVAPPMPREVRIRILCTSLCHSDITLWKMQEPPGCFPRILGHEAVGVVESVGKDVTEVTKGDVVIPIFLPDCGECLDCKSTKSNLCTDFPFKISPWMPRHESTRFTDLNGEIIYHFMFVSSFSEYTVVDIANVTKIDPEIPPDRACLLSCGVSTGVGAAWRTAGVEPGSTVAIFGLGSVGLAVAEGARLCGATRIIGVDVIPEKFEIGKKFGLTDFIHALECGNKPVSQVIIEMTNGGADYCFECVGTASLVHEAYASCRKGWGKTIVVGVDKPGAKLSLSSSEVLHDGKSLTGSLYGGLKPKSHVPILLKRYMDKELQLDKFVTHEVEFKDINKAFDLLNNGQCLRCVIWMDK, encoded by the exons ATGGAACATAAACTATCAACAACAAGTGATCAAGGAGAGGGACAACCTATAAGATGTAAAG CTGCGGTTGCAAGAAAAGCAGGTGAAGCATTGGTTATAGAAGAAATCATGGTGGCCCCACCAATGCCTCGTGAGGTTCGGATTCGTATTCTATGTACATCTCTCTGCCACAGTGATATCACTCTCTGGAAGATGCAG GAACCTCCTGGTTGTTTTCCAAGAATTCTAGGTCATGAGGCAGTTGG GGTTGTGGAAAGTGTAGGGAAGGATGTAACTGAAGTTACAAAAGGAGATGTGGTTATTCCAATTTTCCTACCTGATTGTGGGGAGTGTTTAGATTGCAAATCAACCAAGAGCAATCTTTGTACTGATTTCCCATTCAAAATTTCTCCTTGGATGCCAAGACACGAGAGCACTAGATTCACTGACCTAAATGGAGAGATCATATACCATTTCATGTTTGTTTCAAGTTTCAGTGAGTACACTGTGGTTGACATTGCCAATGTAACAAAGATTGATCCAGAAATCCCTCCTGACAGGGCATGTCTTCTCAGTTGTGGTGTATCAACAG GGGTAGGTGCTGCTTGGAGAACAGCAGGGGTGGAGCCAGGGTCTACAGTGGCTATTTTTGGGCTGGGATCTGTTGGATTAGCA GTTGCAGAGGGAGCTAGACTGTGTGGAGCAACTAGGATTATTGGTGTGGATGTTATCCctgaaaaatttgaaattg GAAAGAAATTTGGACTCACAGACTTTATCCATGCTCTGGAATGTGGGAACAAACCTGTGAGCCAG GTGATCATAGAGATGACCAACGGGGGAGCAGATTATTGCTTTGAGTGTGTTGGTACGGCATCATTGGTGCATGAAGCATATGCTTCTTGTAGAAAG GGTTGGGGAAAAACAATTGTTGTAGGAGTGGATAAGCCAGGAGCTAAGTTGAGCCTAAGTTCTAGTGAAGTCCTTCATGATGGGAAGAGCCTCACGGGATCCTTATACGGAGGACTCAAACCCAAATCTCATGTTCCCATTCTGCTTAAACGTTACATGGACAAG GAACTGCAGTTGGATAAATTTGTGACTCATGAGGTGGAGTTTAAGGACATCAATAAAGCTTTTGATTTATTGAACAATGGACAATGTCTTCGATGTGTGATTTGGATGGACAAATGA
- the LOC101513807 gene encoding neutral ceramidase 2-like: MAQSLIIAVFGLACIWTWMQNTHGEYLIGVGSYDMTGPAADVNMMGYANIEQNTAGIHFRLRARTFIVAENLQGPRFVFVNLDAGMASQLLTIKLLERLKSRFGDLYTEENVAISGTHTHAGPGGYLQYVVYSVTSLGFVKQSFDAVANAVEQSIIQAHNNLEPGSIFINTGDVKEASINRSPSAYLLNPAEERAKYPANVDTQMTLLKFVDGASGKSTGSFSWFATHGTSMSRDNKLISGDNKGVAARLFEDWFTSQINSSSNTNFTEPDIGELVRQARSIKATGGKECSQKTSQTSKVRKNDGSLFVGAFCQSNVGDVSPNVLGAFCTDSGKPCDFNHSSCNGNDQLCVGRGPGYPNEILSTKIIGERQFKSAVELFGSASEELTGKIDYRHVYLNFTDIEVELDSNKVVKTCPAALGPAFAAGTTDGPGVFGFQQGDTEISPFWKSVRDFLKEPSQYQVDCQNPKPVLLSSGEMFDPYPWAPAILPIQILRLGKLIILSVPGEFTTMAGRRLREAVKETLISNSNGEFDNATHVVIAGLTNTYSQYIATIEEYHQQRYEAASTLYGPHTLSAYIQEFKKLAQAMAKGDKINGNGPSPPDLLSVQKSFLLGPFGDSTPDGIKFGDTKEDIAFPQSGYFRKGDRPSATFWSANPRYDLLTEGTFAAVERLQSERWISVHDDDDLSLLFTWKVDNSSLHGLAIIEWEIPKDAISGVYRLKHFGASKITTVSSINYFTGASSAFAVQ, encoded by the exons ATGGCACAAAGTTTAATTATTGCTGTTTTTGGTTTAGCATGTATTTGGACTTGGATGCAAAACACACATGGTGAATACTTAATTGGAGTAGGTAGTTATGACATGACTGGTCCTGCTGCTGATGTGAACATGATGGGTTATGCCAACATTGAACAGAACACAGCTGGTATTCATTTCAGGCTAAGAGCTAGAACTTTCATTGTGGCTGAGAACCTTCAAGGTCCTagatttgtttttgttaatctAGATGCTGGAATGGCTTCTCAGCTTCTAACTATAAAGCTCCTTGAGAGACTTAAATCAAG gtTTGGAGATTTGTATACCGAAGAAAATGTAGCAATCAGTGGGACTCATACACATGCTGGCCCTGGTGGTTATCTGCAATATGTTGTTTACTCTGTAACTTCTCTTGGTTTTGTGAAACAATCCTTTGATGCCGTCGCTAATGCAGTAGAACAAAGCATTATTCAAGCTCACAATAACCTTGAGCCTGGTTCCATTTTTATAAACACAG GAGATGTGAAGGAAGCAAGTATAAACAGAAGTCCAAGTGCATATCTGCTAAACCCTGCAGAGGAGAGAGCAAAGTATCCCGCCAATGTTGACACACAGATGACCCTTTTGAAGTTTGTGGATGGTGCAAGTGGCAAAAGTACAGGATCATTCAGCTGGTTTGCGACGCACGGAACCTCCATGAGCAGAGACAACAAGCTTATCAGTGGAGATAACAAGGGTGTTGCTGCTAGACTCTTTGAAGATTGGTTTACTTCTCAAATTAATTCCTCTTCAAACACCAATTTCACAGAACCAG ATATAGGTGAACTAGTGAGGCAAGCGCGATCAATTAAAGCCACTGGAGGAAAGGAGTGCAGTCAAAAAACAAGCCAAACATCTAAGGTGAGAAAAAATGATGGATCCCTATTTGTTGGAGCATTTTGCCAATCAAATGTTGGAGATGTGTCGCCAAATGTATTAGGAGCATTCTGCACCGACAGTGGAAAACCGTGTGATTTCAACCATTCTTCATGCAATGGCAATGACCAACTTTGTGTGGGAAGGGGACCAGG GTACCCAAATGAAATATTAAGTACAAAGATCATAGGAGAAAGGCAATTCAAAAGTGCTGTGGAACTGTTTGGCTCAGCTTCAGAGGAACTTACAGGGAAGATCGACTATCGCCATGTCTATCTGAACTTTACGGACATTGAAGTTGAATTGGACAGTAACAAGGTGGTTAAAACATGTCCTGCAGCTCTTGGTCCTGCTTTTGCAGCAGGCACTACAGATGGACCAGGTGTTTTTGGGTTTCAACAAGGTGACACAGAA ATTAGTCCGTTTTGGAAGAGTGTAAGAGATTTTCTGAAAGAACCAAGTCAATATCAAGTGGACTGCCAAAATCCAAAGCCAGTGTTGTTGAGCAGTGGAGAAATGTTTGATCCTTATCCTTGGGCG CCAGCAATTCTTCCAATCCAAATTCTGAGATTGGGAAAACTGATAATTCTTTCTGTACCAGGAG AGTTCACAACAATGGCTGGTAGAAGACTAAGGGAGGCAGTGAAGGAGACATTAATATCCAACAGCAATGGAGAATTCGATAATGCAACACACGTCGTTATCGCCGGACTGACAAATACTTACTCACAATACATTGCAACTATTGAAGAATATCATCAGCAGCGGTATGAG GCTGCATCTACATTGTATGGTCCTCACACATTATCAGCATACATCCAAGAATTCAAGAAACTAGCACAAGCAATGGCTAAAGGTGATAAAATAAATGGAAATGGTCCTTCCCCACCAGATCTTTTATCTGTACAAAAGAGCTTCTTACTTGGTCCCTTTGGAGACTCAACTCCAGATGGCATCAAATTCGGCGACACGAAAGAAGATATAGCCTTTCCACAAAGCGGCTATTTTAGAAAGGGAGATAGACCAAGTGCTACATTCTGGAGTGCTAATCCAAGATATGATCTTCTAACAGAAGGCACATTTGCTGCAGTGGAAAGGCTTCAAAGTGAAAGATGGATTTCTGTTCATGATGATGACGACTTAAGCTTGTTATTCACGTGGAAAGTGGACAATAGTTCCTTGCATGGTTTAGCTATCATAGAATGGGAAATACCAAAAGATGCTATTTCTGGAGTATACAGACTAAAACACTTTGGAGCATCAAAGATCACCACTGTCTCCTCTATTAATTACTTTACTGGTGCTTCAAGTGCATTTGCAGTGCAATAG
- the LOC101515248 gene encoding zinc finger CCCH domain-containing protein 40-like produces MAHRLLRDHEADGWERSDFPIICESCLGDSPYVRMTRAEYDKECKICTRPFTVFRWRPGRDARYKKSEICQTCSKLKNVCQVCLLDLEYGLPVQVRDTALSISSNDAIPKSDVNREYFAEEHDRKARAGIDYESSFGKARPNDTILKLQRTTPYYKRNRAHICSFYIRGECTRGAECPYRHEMPVTGELSQQNIKDRYYGVNDPVAMKLLGKAGEMASLEAPEDESIKTLYVGGLDARVTEQDLRDHFYAHGEIESIKMVLQRACAFVTYTTREGAEKAAEELSNKLVIKGLRLKLMWGRPQSSKPESDGSDQARQQASVAHSGLLPRAVISQQQNQDQTQGMLYYNNPPPXXQERSYYPSMDPQRMGALIPSQDGPPGGPSGSGENKPSSEKQQMPHYSHPMMPPPHGQYHHQYYPPYGYMPPVPPYQQYPPPPYSAAMPQSQPPPANHSYQYPMQPGSSQTGSGQVGSAPAETGTSTSGSQQQ; encoded by the exons ATGGCGCATAGATTGCTGAGGGACCACGAAGCCGACGGTTGGGAACGCTCTGACTTCCCAATCATCTGCGAATCATGCCTTGGTGACAGTCCCTATGTTCGAATG ACACGGGCTGAGTATGACAAAGAGTGCAAGATTTGTACAAGGCCATTTACTGTTTTTAGATGGAGACCCGGTCGAGATGCAAGATATAAGAAATCTGAGATCTGTCAGACATGTAGTAAGTTGAAAAATGTTTGTCAAGTATGCCTTCTGGATCTTGAATATGGGCTTCCAGTTCAAGTGCGTGACACAGCTCTCAGTATCAGTTCCAATGATGCCATTCCCAAGAGTGATGTTAATAGGGAGTATTTTGCTGAAGAACACGACCGCAAG GCTAGAGCTGGTATAGATTATGAATCCTCTTTTGGTAAAGCACGACCAAATGATACTATCTTGAAGCTTCAGAGGACAACACCTTATTACAAAAGAAATCGGGCACATATTTGCAGTTTCTACATAAGGGGTGAGTGTACTAGAGGAGCTGAGTGCCCTTACCGACATGAGATGCCAGTAACTGGGGAACTGTCGCAACAAAATATCAAAGATCGTTATTATGG GGTGAATGATCCGGTGGCTATGAAACTACTTGGCAAGGCAGGAGAGATGGCCTCTCTGGAGGCTCCTGAGGATGAGAGCATTAAAACACTTTATGTTGGTGGACTTGATGCTAGGGTCACCGAGCAGGATTTGCGGGATCACTTCTATGCCCATGGAGAAATTGAGTCCATCAAAATGGTTCTCCAACGAGCTTGTGCTTTTGTAACCTATACAACCAGAGAAGGTGCAGAAAAGGCAGCAGAAGAACTCTCAAACAAACTGGTTATTAAGGGCCTAAGGCTAAAGCTGATGTGGGGCAGGCCTCAATCATCAAAACCCGAGTCTGATGGCTCTGATCAAGCAAGGCAGCAGGCCTCTGTGGCTCATAGTGGGTTGTTGCCTCGAGCAGTTATATCACAACAGCAGAACCAGGATCAAACCCAAGGAATGCTTTACTATAACAATCCACCTCC NNNNNNNCAGGAAAGAAGCTATTACCCATCAATGGATCCTCAAAGAATGGGTGCTCTTATTCCATCTCAAGATGGTCCTCCTGGTGGGCCTTCTGGTTCAGGGGAGAACAAACCGAGTTCTGAGAAGCAGCAAATGCCACATTATTCCCATCCAATGATGCCACCTCCACATGGCCAATATCATCATCAATACTATCCTCCATACGGTTACATGCCACCAGTTCCCCCTTATCAACAGTACCCACCACCACCATACAGTGCCGCAATGCCTCAATCCCAGCCACCACCTGCAAACCATTCCTATCAATATCCTATGCAACCAGGGTCTTCACAAACAGGGTCTGGACAGGTTGGGTCTGCTCCGGCAGAAACCGGAACATCAACATCAGGGTCACAGCAGCAATGA